The Planococcus halocryophilus nucleotide sequence ATCATCCATTGGAATTGAAAATCCCAGTTCAAACTCCTCAACAAAATCCTCTATTTTTTTAAGTCCTTTGTCTTCAGTCGTTAAATTAACTGCTAAGATGACAACATTCGCCTCTTCAGCTTGTTCTTCAAAATAATTTTGCATATGAGGCATTTCTGCTCGGCAAGGTGGACACCATGTAGCCCAGAAATTCAATATTACTTTTTGTCCTTGATAATCTGATAATGTCACGACTTCTCCGTCTAATGTGGTTAATTGAAAATCAGGCGCTTTTTCGCCTTTTGCTAATCCCTCTTCAGTTGGCAAAAAGTCTACATCACTGCCAAGAGCCATATTATTAAGAGCGTCAGATTCTGAGGTGTTGTTTTTAACGGCGCCTATTATGACAATTGCTATCATAGCAGCAAGTATCACTAAGCCGATAATTTTTTTAGGCATCTGTTATCCACTCCATTCAAGTTTTATCATACGATAAATCGGATAGCTTATTCCACTAAGTTTATTTAAAAATGTGACAGTTTAACTGAAATTAAAAAACAGCCGGCGTGTAAATGCCGACTGTTCCTCATTTTAAACTTAACTTATACGCGCAAAAATTTTCTGATTGACATAAAACTTCCCCATATTCCGATAAACACGCCCATTAATAAGATCAGTGCGCTTACTTGATATATAAATGGAGTGTAATCTAACAACTGAATCAGTTCTCCACTTAAACGTGGTTGTGCAAAGTCAGTAATTTCTTTGTATAAAAGCGCCACAAGACCGATTGGAATAAGCGATCCCAATATACCAAGCCACATGCCTTCTAAAATAAATGGAATACGAACAAACCAGTTTGTCGCACCTACTAATTTCATGATTTCGATTTCACGACGTCTAGCAACAATCGTAATGCGGATTGTATTCGAAATCAAGAACATTGCGGTAAACAGTAGAGCCAAAATCAAAATGAGACCTACATTTCTTCCTGCATTTAAGAAGTTAAAAAGTTTCTCAATTTTTCCTTCACCGTACTTCACGTTTTCGATATTTTCAAAAGCTGCAATTTCTTTAGCGACATTTTTTGTTTGCTGCGGATCGGTTGCTTTTACATAAAAAACGTCAAACAATGGATTACTTTGTTCGAACAAACTTAGTTCGTCACCAAAATCAAGAACCAAGTCCGTTAATTCTTCTTCTTTTGTTGAAAAATTCGTCGATTCGACACCCGGTATTTCACTAATTTGCGATTCCAAATTAGTTACTGTCTCTTCAGTCACATCTAATGAAACGAATACTTTGATCTCAACATCATTTTCGAGATCATCGGCAACTTTGTTTAAGTTCATCATTATGAGAACAAAAACCCCAACCAATAATAACGTAACTGTAACGGCACTTACTGAGGCAAATGTCATCCAGCTATTACGGCCAATACTTTTAAAACTTTCCTTAATGTGACGCATCAATGTTCTAGGCTTCATAACCGTAATCACCTCCAACTACATCACGAACAATTAATCCGCCTTCGATAGCAATAACTCGATGTCTACGCGTATTAACGATTTGCTGGTTGTGTGTTGCCATGATTATGGTTGTGCCCGCTTTATTGATACGTTCAAACAAGTCCATAATATCCCATGCTGTATCAGGGTCTAAATTTCCTGTTGGCTCATCTGCAATCATCACTTTAGGCATATTCACAATGGACCGAGCGATCGATACGCGTTGTTGTTCCCCACCAGATAGTTCTGTCGGAAACATTTTTGCTTTATGTTTTAATCCGACTAAATCCAGTACTTCCATAACACGTCTTTTAATATCTGCTGGCTTTTCCTCGATTACTTCCAATGCAAATGCCACGTTTTCATAAACATTTAGCTTTGTTAGTAACTTGAAATCCTGAAAGACAACGCCGATTTGACGACGTAACATCGGTACTTTCCGATTTTTTAACGTGGCAATATCAATATCGTCCACGAACATTTGACCTGATGATGGTCGTTCTTCACGATACATCATTTTTATGAATGTTGACTTTCCAGCACCACTTGGTCCTACAATATATACAAATTCCCCTTGTTCGATCTCCACATTAAGACCATTCAAGGCGACAATTCCGTTCGGATACTTTTTGTAAACATTTTTCATTTGTATCATCTTTTATTACCCACCTAATATGAATTGGCTGACGCCAAAATTATTTCGTTAGATTTTGCAGCACACCTATTATAACATCTTAACTCGGAATTTTTATTACATTTCTGTATCATTTAAAATTCAATTTGAATATACCGAACTATATAAAAACAGAATAATAAAGATAATATCGTTCACATAAATGACATATTATTACAAATAATTATTAAAATAGTGTTTATTCGAACGAAAAATGACAAAAAAATAAACCCGCTAAGTTGCAGGTTTATTTCATATTTGCTAAGTACTCCGCTACAGCATCTGCTTCGTCACCTTCGATAATTCCAGCAGGCATTGCGCCTTGACCATTTTCGATAACTGTACGAATCTCATCTTGCGATAAGCGAGACCCTACGTCATTTAAAGACGGGAAGTTGCCCGCACCTTCTAAGTTTTCACCGTGACAAGAAATACAATTTTGTTGCACTACTTGTTCAGCATCGATTTCAGTAGTTTCTTCCCCGCTATCGTCAGGTGTTGGTTCGGGTTCTGTCGTGTCTTCTCCGCCACATGCGCCTAAAATAAGCGTTGTGCCAAAAAGCATAGCCATCAAGTGCTTTTTCATTTGGTGACCTCCTCTAATATTTTATCTCTATCATATTAGAGTATACCAAAGTTATGGTCTTTTAAAACCTTCACCTAACACTTCAGAGGCATCCGACACGATTACAAATGCTGAAGGATCAATAAACTTAACCAATTGCTTGAGTCGTGAAAATTCTGTTTGAGGAATAACTACCATCAATAGCGGCTTTTCCGTTCCAGAATATCCCCCTGTTGCAGCCAATTCTGTTACGCCACGATCAACTTCGTCGTAGATGGCATCTCGAATTTCTTTTTGTTTCGTCGTAATAATATAAACCAATTTTGATTGACCAAACCCGACTTGAACAAGATCAATAGTTTTTGTCGTAACATATAAACCGATTAACGCATAAAGTCCTTTTTCAATATCAAAAACCAAAGCAGCGCTCAATACGATAAATCCATCAATTAACGCTACACTTGTCCCCAACGTTAGTCCTGTAAACTTAGTAATAATTTGCGCAGCTAAATCTGTACCGCCTGTCGACGCTTTGCCACGAAAGACAATGCCGAGTCCAAGCCCAACCATAATTCCACCGAATAAAGCACCAAGCAATGGATCAAGTGTCCACGGTTCCCATGCTTCTGTTAGAAATACGACAAGAGGAAGAAATACCGTCCCTACCGCTGTTTTAATTCCAAAATTCTTTCCAAGTAAAATTAATCCAGCAATAAATAATGGAATGTTAAATGCCCATTGCACGAATGCCGGTCTCCAGTCTAAAACACTTTTTAATATCGTACTAATCCCACTAACGCCTCCGGAAGCAACTTCATTTGGTAATAGCAAGACATTAAAAGAAATGGCCACAATAGCTGAACCAATAATTACACTGGCATAATCAATGAAGAGTGTCAGCATTGGATGTGGATCTCTACGAATACGTCGATTTTTTTTGGTCATCTATTTCTTCCTCTTTTCTTCAATTGAATTAAACCCTGTCAGAGTATACCAAACGCTCAGTACTTTGTGAACTTCATCGGGATAAAGCAAAACAAAATAAAAACGGACCAAAAGCACATATGCTTTCGGACCGTTTTTCGAAGATGAACTGCATTTGACAGCTCTTTTTTACCTATTCCATTTTAGAGCGCAATAAAGAATTAATGAAACCATCAATGTCGCCGTCCATAACAGCGCCTAAATTACCTGTTTCAAAGTTGGTACGGTGATCTTTAACCATCGAATATGGATGGAATACATAAGAACGGATTTGACTTCCCCAACCAATTTCTTTTTGTTCGCCACGAATTTCAAGAAGACGTGCTTCTTCTTCTTCGATTTTTAATGCATACAATTTTGCTTTTAACATTTGCATCGCTTTTTCACGGTTTTTAATCTGTGAACGCTCTTGTTGGCAAGTTACAACAGCACCTGTTGGCAGGTGCGTAATTCGAACAGCAGAATCTGTCGTATTGATATGCTGTCCACCCGCTCCACTTGCACGATACGTATCAACTTTCAAATCTTCAGTACGAATATCGATTTCAATTTCCCCTGTAAATTCCGGCATTACTTCGCACGAAACAAACGAAGTATGTCGGCGACCAGAAGAATCAAAAGGAGAAATTCGAACCAAGCGATGAACGCCTTTTTCAGCTTTTAAATATCCGTAGGCATTATGTCCACGAATTCCAAGCGTTACCGATTTAACACCCGCTTCGTCTCCAGCTAAATAATCTAAAGTTTCTACTTTAAATCCACGTTTTTCTGCCCAACGTGTATACATACGTAATAGCATTGAACACCAGTCTTGAGACTCTGTTCCACCAGCTCCTGGATGCAATTCTAAAATGGCATTGTTTTTATCGTATGGTTCACTTAATAACATCGTTAGTTCATAGTCTGCTAAGTCCGAAATAAATTGCTTCATATCTTTATCCACATCTGCATGCAAATCCTCGTCATCTTCTTCTCTTAGCAACTCTAAAGACATTTCCATATTTTCTTGCGTTTCCACAAAACTATAGTACGCATTCACAATTTCTTTTAATCCATTCAATTCCGAAATAACAGTTTGAGCTGTTTCTTGGTTGTTCCAAAAATCAGGATCAAGCATCATTTCATCTAATTCTTGTATGCGGGACTCTTTGTTTTCTAAGTCAAAGAGACCCCCTAAAGTCCGCCAATTTACTGGCTGATTTGTCGAGCTGGTTACGGATGTCTGCTAATTCCATCATTTGTTCCTCCTCAAAATAACACCGAAGAGCAAATGCTCTTCGGTCTTTTCACACATTCTTATGAAGCTGTCCCATGGCAATTTTTATACTTTTTGCCGCTACCGCATGGGCATAGGTCGTTTCTTCCAACTTCCATTTCCTTACGGGCAGGTGCTTTTTTCTTTTTTGGTGCTGGGCCATCTTCTTTTGGATTGACCGCCTGACCTTTTGCCACTTCTTCACGTTCAAGGTTGTTGCGAATTTCAGCTTTCATTGAATATTTCGCTACATCTTCTTCAATAGCTTCGACCATTGCTTCAAACATTGCAAAACCTTCGCTTTGGTATTCACGAAGCGGATCATTTTGTCCGTAAGCTCTTAAATGGATTCCTTGTCGTAATTGATCCATCGCATCAATATGATCAATCCACTTCGTATCAATTGAACGAAGTAAGACAACTTTTTCAAATTCTCGCATCCGTTCTGGTGTCATTTCCACTTCTTTTTCATCATAGCGCGTAGTCACAGCTTCTTTTATAAACGTAATAAGCTCTTCTTGTGATTTCCCTTGAAGGTCGGCTTCTGTCAGAGTATTTTCTGGTAGAAGATTTGCTGCAATCAAATCAGAAAGTGTTTTTAAGTGCCAGTCTTCCTGTTTTTCTTGTGAAGTATGTGCATAAACCATACGTTCAATTGAACTATGGAGCATGTTTTCAACCAATGAACGCATATTGTCGGTATTTAACACTTCCATACGCTCTTTGTAAATAATTTCGCGTTGCTGACGAAGAACATCATCATATTGAAGCAAGCGTTTACGAGCATCAAAGTTATTACCTTCTACTCGTTTTTGCGCGGATTCAACAGAACGTGTAACCATTTTCGATTGCAATGGTTGTGAATCGTCCATGCCCAATTTACCCATCATAGTGCGCATTGCGTCTGAACCAAAACGACGCATCAAATCATCTTCAAGAGATAGATAAAATTGTGTAACACCTGGATCTCCTTGACGTCCTGAGCGTCCACGTAGCTGATTATCAATCCGTCTCGATTCGTGACGTTCTGTACCAAGAACTGCAAGACCACCTGCTTCAATAACGCCTTCACCTAGTTTAATGTCAGTACCACGTCCGGCCATGTTAGTCGCAATGGTAACAGCACCTTTTTGACCAGCATTTAAAATAATTTCTGCTTCGTGCGCATGGTTTTTCGCATTCAATACTGAATGTTTAATACCTTTTTTCGTCAAATATTCTGAAATGATTTCTGAAGTCTCAATCGCAACTGTGCCGACCAGTACTGGTTGACCATTCGCGTGACGAGCCGCAATATCATCTCCGACTGCTTTGTATTTTCCAGCAGTCGTCGAATAAATTAAATCGACATGGTCTTCCCGGATAATCGGTTTATTTGTTGGAATCACAATGACAAACATATTGTAAATATTCCGGAATTCCTCTTCCTCAGTTTTTGCCGTACCGGTCATACCCGATAGTTTATCGTACATACGGAAAAAGTTTTGGAACGTAATTGTTGCCATAGTCATCGATTCGTTTTGAATTTCTAAGCCTTCTTTAGCTTCAATAGCTTGGTGAAGACCATCAGAATAACGACGACCTTTCATCAAACGTCCAGTAAACTGATCGACAATGACAACTTCTCCGTCTTGTACAATATAGTCTACGTCTTTGCTCATCGTAACGTATGCCTTTAATGATTGATTGATCGTATGATTTAAACGAACATGGCTAATATCAAAAAGATTGTCGATGCCGAATGCTTTTTCGACTTTTTCGATGCCTTCTTCTGTTAAGACAACACCTTTGGTCGTTTCATCATAAGTGTAATCTGTATCTTTTGTCAGCAGACGCGCGAATGCATTTGACTGTTGATACAATTGAGCTGCTTTCGCTGCTTGTCCTGAAATAATGAGTGGCGTACGCGCTTCATCGATTAAAATAGAATCGACTTCATCAATTACTGCATAGTTTAATGGACGCTGCACCATATCTTCTTTATACAGCACCATATTATCTCGCAAATAATCAAAGCCTAATTCATTATTTGTACTATATGTTACGTCAGCCTGGTATGCTGCTCGCTTTTCCTCTTTCGTCAAACTATTTAAGTTTAATCCAACTGTTAGGCCAAGCCATTCGTACAGTTGTCCCATTTCTAAAGCATCACGGCTCGCCAAATATTCATTGACCGTTACGACATGAACACCTTTTTTACTGATGGCATTTAAATATACAGCTAAAGTGGAGGTTAATGTTTTACCTTCCCCTGTTTTCATTTCTGAAATATTTCCTTCATGGAGAGAAACTGCACCCATAATTTGTACTCGGAATGGATACATGCCAAGAACACGCTTTGCCGCTTCGCGAATTGTTGCAAAAGCTTCAGGTAATAAATCATTTAATGATTCACCTTTAGCTTGTCTTTCAACAAATTCTTCCGTTTTCGCTTTTAACGCCTCATCTGTTAACGCTGCAAAATCAGCTGCCAAAGCTTCTACTCGATCTGCAGTTTTTTCTAATCGTTTTAAATCCCGTTTATTCGGGTCAAATACTTTATTTAATACTCCCAACATATCTATACCGCTCCTTGCACAAGTGTCCGCCGGTATTTAGCACACCGGCTGATCGCTTTAGCTTTTATAGTGTTCTATTTAATAACACACTTAATCCAATTCAAACAGTTCTAAAAAATTCTCACTATTTATTTTAACACTGCGTAGAAATCGGTGCAAATAATGGAGTAAGGAATAACTTTGAACAGTGGCAGTTTATCCCTTACTTTTAAGCTTCTTAACACAAAGACAAAACGAAAGCCTCTCGAATCGAGAGGCTTTCGTTTTGTCTTTGAATTGGACTGAATTCAATTCAAATTTTATTGTGCAGAAGTTTCGATTAAACCGTAACTTCCATCTTTACGTTTGTAAACAATATTTGTCTCATTCGATTCTGCATCTGTGAAGACGAAGAATGAATGGCCAAGCATATTCATCTGTAAAACTGCTTCTTCTTCATCCATCGGTTTTAAGTCGAATTGTTTTGTACGAACGATTGTGAAATCTTCTTCGTCCGAATCATTTTGATGACGCGTGTCATTTTCAGCAACGGCAAACGAAACGCCCATCCCATCTCGATCGCGGAATTTACGGTTCACTTTTGTTTTATACTTACGAATTTGACGCTCTAGCTTGCTAACGATTAAATCTATAGCTGCGTACAGATCATCGTGTCTTTCCTCTGCACGTAATGTTAAATTTTTCATAGGGATCGTAACTTCTACTTTTGTTTGGGTTTGGCTATTATTGTATGTTTTTAAATTGACCATTGCGGTAGCATTTGCACCGTCTGTGAAATATCTCTCAATTTTTTCTATTTTCTTTTCGATATGGTCTCGTATTGCGGGAGTTACCTCAATATTTTCGCCTCTAATGTTGAATTGCAACATATTAACTCCTCCTTCTATTGTGCTATCTATACAATTCTATACTTTCCCTCAACTCTCCTTCTTAAAACAAAAAAAGTTTTAAAAACATTTTTGAAGGTAAACTAAGAGAATAAGGAGTTGAGGCAAATGTTCACCAATAAAACCATTATCGTCACAGGTGCATCACACGGCATCGGAAAAAGTATCGCAACACATTTTGCTACTGAAGGGGCTCGCGTGATCGGATTGGATATTCAAGCAGTTGAATTGAAAGACGTAGAGTATCGTAAATGCGATGTTGGCAATTTTGATGAAGTTATATCAGTATTCCAGAAAATTCATGAGGAGTACGGCGCTATCCACGCATTGATCAATAATGCTGGCATCTCTAACTTTAAATCTATTTGGGAGGTAGACGAGAAAGAATGGGATTCTGTGTTAAATACTAATTTAAAAAGCGTCTTTATTTGTAGTCGCGAAGCAGCCCGGTATATGACGGAAGACATTCGCTCGATTATCAACATGACTTCGACACGAGCGTTTATGTCAGAACCTAATACAGAAACCTATTCAGCATCAAAAGGCGGTATTTATGCGCTGACTCATTCTTTGGCTGCAACTTTTAGTGAACAAGGAATTCGCGTAAACTCAATAGCGCCAGGTTGGATTCATACCGGAGAACCCGAAGATTTACGAGACGTCGACCACCAACAGCATTGGAGTGGCCGCGTTGGTAATCCCGCTGACGTTGCCCGCGCGTGTTTATTTTTAAGCAACCCTCAAAACTCTTTTATTAGCGGAGAATGCTTAAACATCGACGGCGGCATGACAAGAAAAATGATTTATGAGCACTAAAGAAAAGCAAAAGCAGCCGTTAAGCTCCGACCGGCGTAAAACTCAGTTAAAAACAACAAAAAACCCGGCCTTGGCCGGGTTTTTTAATGCAGTTCTACTTCCTTCAATTCTCTTATTTCCGTGGAAATGAGTAATTCCTTTACCGGATTGCGCTCAAAATCCACGCCGTATAGCCAGCCTTCCTCATACTGCTGTCTCCAAACAATTTTAGCATCTGCAGTAATTGTCTCGTGATTTAAGACAAATTTCAACCCTACAATTTCTTCTGTTATTTTTAATTCTTTTTCAGAAAAAAGTTTGGCTCCTTTCGGAGAAATATCGAGTAATAAGCAATAAATCGTTAAATTCCCCGTTGAATCTATTAATTTCAACTTGATTTCTGGTGGTGCTCCAAATGTATACCGAAAGCTTTCTGATCGTTTATAAAACATGTTGACCACTCCTAATCTCTTCTATTGTAGGTTAATCATTAGGCACGGATAAGCGTTACAACTTTAATTTCTTTAGCACCTTTTCCTTTTAAAACTTTAGCAGCTAAACGAAGTGTTGAGCCAGTTGTATACAAATCATCAAATAATAACACTTTTTCCGGTACAGGTTTTCCATTCCACCAAAAGACATCTTGTAACGCAGTTCTTTCAGCTTTTGACTTCCCGCCTAACCCTACCTCGTTTTTCCCAAGAAGATGTGTATAAGTAATTCCAGCAGCATCAAGTAAGCGATCAACTTGAGAAAAAGTTCGTTGTCTTAGCTTTTCTTCATTCATCGGGATGGGGACAATCACTGATTTCCGCCCTCGTAATTCTTCTTTTAACTCTTTCGCAAATACTTCTGAAAGTATGACATCCTGTAAAAATTTATAACGATGCAAGTATTCTTTCATAGCAGGGTTATAGCGATATAAACTTTTTCCAGAATCAATCAGCCCCGCGTATTCTGTTTTTTCCCATTGACAACAATCGAAACATTCTCCGTCTCCTAGTGCGCTACAAATCGGACATCCTGTCTCTATCCGTTCAAACTCGGTTTGACACCTTAAACAAACTACTTCTTCTCGTACGTTAAAAAAGATACTTCTCCATGTTACTTGAAGTGGCATACCTCGATCACATAAATAACAGTTCATCTTACAGTCCTCCGTTATAGGAAATAATCATTTTTTTAGCTTTGTCCATCTGCCGAGTTATCCCATCATGAAAAAAGATGATTTCACCATTTGGATATTCACTAGACCTGCCAACACGTCCTGAAATTTGGATCAGAGCAGCTGCGTCAAAATGGATTCGCCCGCACCAATTACTGCAACTTGCACGTTTGGTATCGTAATACCACGTTCTAAAATTGTCGATGTTAACAAACCTGGAATTTTTCTTTGACGAAGTTTCATGACTTTTTCTTTTCTATCTGCATCTTGTGAATGGACTGCTTCGAGAGCTGGATATTTTCCTTTAAGTATATCAATTGCTTGTTCGATCAAATCAATCGATGGAAAAAATAAAAGGAATGGTTCATTTTCAGCTATTTTCTCATCTATCCAAGCGGTTAATTTTTTGGGGAGTTGTCCTTTCGCAAATGCCTTATCATATCTCCATAAAGACTGGAATTTTGGAATCGGTAATGGATATCCGTGAAACCGCTTAAATATTTTAGACACATGTGCTACTTGTTTTAATAACTCAGTTGAAGGTGTCGCTGAGACATAAACAATTGGTGCTTCTTTTTTCTTCGCT carries:
- the cccB gene encoding cytochrome c551, with the protein product MKKHLMAMLFGTTLILGACGGEDTTEPEPTPDDSGEETTEIDAEQVVQQNCISCHGENLEGAGNFPSLNDVGSRLSQDEIRTVIENGQGAMPAGIIEGDEADAVAEYLANMK
- the secA gene encoding preprotein translocase subunit SecA, yielding MLGVLNKVFDPNKRDLKRLEKTADRVEALAADFAALTDEALKAKTEEFVERQAKGESLNDLLPEAFATIREAAKRVLGMYPFRVQIMGAVSLHEGNISEMKTGEGKTLTSTLAVYLNAISKKGVHVVTVNEYLASRDALEMGQLYEWLGLTVGLNLNSLTKEEKRAAYQADVTYSTNNELGFDYLRDNMVLYKEDMVQRPLNYAVIDEVDSILIDEARTPLIISGQAAKAAQLYQQSNAFARLLTKDTDYTYDETTKGVVLTEEGIEKVEKAFGIDNLFDISHVRLNHTINQSLKAYVTMSKDVDYIVQDGEVVIVDQFTGRLMKGRRYSDGLHQAIEAKEGLEIQNESMTMATITFQNFFRMYDKLSGMTGTAKTEEEEFRNIYNMFVIVIPTNKPIIREDHVDLIYSTTAGKYKAVGDDIAARHANGQPVLVGTVAIETSEIISEYLTKKGIKHSVLNAKNHAHEAEIILNAGQKGAVTIATNMAGRGTDIKLGEGVIEAGGLAVLGTERHESRRIDNQLRGRSGRQGDPGVTQFYLSLEDDLMRRFGSDAMRTMMGKLGMDDSQPLQSKMVTRSVESAQKRVEGNNFDARKRLLQYDDVLRQQREIIYKERMEVLNTDNMRSLVENMLHSSIERMVYAHTSQEKQEDWHLKTLSDLIAANLLPENTLTEADLQGKSQEELITFIKEAVTTRYDEKEVEMTPERMREFEKVVLLRSIDTKWIDHIDAMDQLRQGIHLRAYGQNDPLREYQSEGFAMFEAMVEAIEEDVAKYSMKAEIRNNLEREEVAKGQAVNPKEDGPAPKKKKAPARKEMEVGRNDLCPCGSGKKYKNCHGTAS
- the prfB gene encoding peptide chain release factor 2 (programmed frameshift), encoding MELADIRNQLDKSASKLADFRGSLDLENKESRIQELDEMMLDPDFWNNQETAQTVISELNGLKEIVNAYYSFVETQENMEMSLELLREEDDEDLHADVDKDMKQFISDLADYELTMLLSEPYDKNNAILELHPGAGGTESQDWCSMLLRMYTRWAEKRGFKVETLDYLAGDEAGVKSVTLGIRGHNAYGYLKAEKGVHRLVRISPFDSSGRRHTSFVSCEVMPEFTGEIEIDIRTEDLKVDTYRASGAGGQHINTTDSAVRITHLPTGAVVTCQQERSQIKNREKAMQMLKAKLYALKIEEEEARLLEIRGEQKEIGWGSQIRSYVFHPYSMVKDHRTNFETGNLGAVMDGDIDGFINSLLRSKME
- a CDS encoding ComF family protein is translated as MNCYLCDRGMPLQVTWRSIFFNVREEVVCLRCQTEFERIETGCPICSALGDGECFDCCQWEKTEYAGLIDSGKSLYRYNPAMKEYLHRYKFLQDVILSEVFAKELKEELRGRKSVIVPIPMNEEKLRQRTFSQVDRLLDAAGITYTHLLGKNEVGLGGKSKAERTALQDVFWWNGKPVPEKVLLFDDLYTTGSTLRLAAKVLKGKGAKEIKVVTLIRA
- a CDS encoding YitT family protein, with protein sequence MLTLFIDYASVIIGSAIVAISFNVLLLPNEVASGGVSGISTILKSVLDWRPAFVQWAFNIPLFIAGLILLGKNFGIKTAVGTVFLPLVVFLTEAWEPWTLDPLLGALFGGIMVGLGLGIVFRGKASTGGTDLAAQIITKFTGLTLGTSVALIDGFIVLSAALVFDIEKGLYALIGLYVTTKTIDLVQVGFGQSKLVYIITTKQKEIRDAIYDEVDRGVTELAATGGYSGTEKPLLMVVIPQTEFSRLKQLVKFIDPSAFVIVSDASEVLGEGFKRP
- the ftsX gene encoding permease-like cell division protein FtsX, with amino-acid sequence MKPRTLMRHIKESFKSIGRNSWMTFASVSAVTVTLLLVGVFVLIMMNLNKVADDLENDVEIKVFVSLDVTEETVTNLESQISEIPGVESTNFSTKEEELTDLVLDFGDELSLFEQSNPLFDVFYVKATDPQQTKNVAKEIAAFENIENVKYGEGKIEKLFNFLNAGRNVGLILILALLFTAMFLISNTIRITIVARRREIEIMKLVGATNWFVRIPFILEGMWLGILGSLIPIGLVALLYKEITDFAQPRLSGELIQLLDYTPFIYQVSALILLMGVFIGIWGSFMSIRKFLRV
- a CDS encoding TlpA family protein disulfide reductase, encoding MPKKIIGLVILAAMIAIVIIGAVKNNTSESDALNNMALGSDVDFLPTEEGLAKGEKAPDFQLTTLDGEVVTLSDYQGQKVILNFWATWCPPCRAEMPHMQNYFEEQAEEANVVILAVNLTTEDKGLKKIEDFVEEFELGFSIPMDDKGAVGSTYQAVSIPTSYMIDTKGRIQNKVVGPMDAPMMEQLVKEME
- a CDS encoding SDR family NAD(P)-dependent oxidoreductase, producing the protein MFTNKTIIVTGASHGIGKSIATHFATEGARVIGLDIQAVELKDVEYRKCDVGNFDEVISVFQKIHEEYGAIHALINNAGISNFKSIWEVDEKEWDSVLNTNLKSVFICSREAARYMTEDIRSIINMTSTRAFMSEPNTETYSASKGGIYALTHSLAATFSEQGIRVNSIAPGWIHTGEPEDLRDVDHQQHWSGRVGNPADVARACLFLSNPQNSFISGECLNIDGGMTRKMIYEH
- a CDS encoding PilZ domain-containing protein, with the translated sequence MFYKRSESFRYTFGAPPEIKLKLIDSTGNLTIYCLLLDISPKGAKLFSEKELKITEEIVGLKFVLNHETITADAKIVWRQQYEEGWLYGVDFERNPVKELLISTEIRELKEVELH
- the ftsE gene encoding cell division ATP-binding protein FtsE produces the protein MIQMKNVYKKYPNGIVALNGLNVEIEQGEFVYIVGPSGAGKSTFIKMMYREERPSSGQMFVDDIDIATLKNRKVPMLRRQIGVVFQDFKLLTKLNVYENVAFALEVIEEKPADIKRRVMEVLDLVGLKHKAKMFPTELSGGEQQRVSIARSIVNMPKVMIADEPTGNLDPDTAWDIMDLFERINKAGTTIIMATHNQQIVNTRRHRVIAIEGGLIVRDVVGGDYGYEA
- the hpf gene encoding ribosome hibernation-promoting factor, HPF/YfiA family, with product MLQFNIRGENIEVTPAIRDHIEKKIEKIERYFTDGANATAMVNLKTYNNSQTQTKVEVTIPMKNLTLRAEERHDDLYAAIDLIVSKLERQIRKYKTKVNRKFRDRDGMGVSFAVAENDTRHQNDSDEEDFTIVRTKQFDLKPMDEEEAVLQMNMLGHSFFVFTDAESNETNIVYKRKDGSYGLIETSAQ